The window tcctttttcttctctggtaggcatagaacgagttcaccgacattataagtctttgcccgcacttctctgctttggtatcttcgagctTGTTGTTGGTAGAATGCAGAACAggcttttgcgacgtcgcgctcctcctccaggccatctAAGTCGTCCTGTcaatcgagctcggcctctctctcctcatacatgcgcactcaaggtgagtcatgaataatatcgcagggcaagacagcctctgcgccgtacaccatgaagaacggtgtgtatccggtcgtgcggttgggcgtggtccgcaacccccagagtatggagtcaagctcctcgacccagtgtttgtccGACTCCTTTagggatcgcactagtctgggtttgatgccgctcattatcaggccattggcccgttcaacttgaccatttgtttgggggtgatatacggaggcgtaatctagcttaatgcccagattagcacaccaagttttcacctcgtcggctgtaaagttagagccgttgtcagtaataatgttgtgtgggacaccataacggtgtacgacaccggatataaagtctatcaccggtccggcttcagctgttttaactggtttggcctctatccacttagtgaatttatctaccataacaagcaagtattttttcttatggcttccccttTAAGGGGTTcgaccatgtccagcccccagatcgtgaaaggccaagtaatggggattgttcatagggcagtgggcggcatatggctttgattggcaaaaagctggcatccgacacagcgttgtacgaggtcctgtgcatctgctcggggccgtgggccaaaagaaacctgtacgaaaggccttacttacaagggcccgagctgcggcttGATGGCCGCCAAGACCAGCATGTATTTCGGCCAAGAGCTGCcgtccctcctcttcggagatacatctttgaaggactccggtagtacttttcttgtagagttctccttcatgaactttgtaggctttggAGCGTCGAACTATGCGACGGGCCTCGTTCTGGTCATGGGTGGAAGGCGTTGGTTCGGTgcccgagcccccgatgatatccgAATCATGTTCGGCATCCGTGGGTGTAATCAGCGCCGGATTGGTATTTCCGCTCTCGTCCTACCAtgccacggatggcttgaaaagtCTTTCCACGAAGGTGTTTGGCAGGACAGGGTCGCGTTTAGCGCCCCTTTgagcaaggatgtccgctgcttgattactgtctcgggccacatgatgaaactcgagcccctcaaatggagatgatattttgagtacggcgttgcggtaagccgccatctttggatcttttgcatcgaattctccgtttatttgggatattgcgaggtttgagtccccgcacACCTCGAGGCATTGTATGATAGATTTTCTGGCAGTGATCTACACACACACGATCAGTGGATGGCTCGATCTGAACCCAGGAGGAACTTGAGGACGAACAGAAGAAACACACGAACACGGGGACAGTTTTGCGACGCGTAATCTTTGTGTCCTTTTCGCCCTTTCCTTTTATTCCATCCAGTAAAGATCTAAGTCCACCACGATCCACTTAAAGCGTCGTGCCATCCCATGATGCAATGGAAAGTGCCAGACGACTCGGTAGACTCCTAACAACTAAACAACCTTGCCGCAGCGTGAACTAGCACACCTCTGGCCCATGTAGTTCGCATGCAGTACAACAAACAATGCATGCAAGCACTCCTACGTGACTAGGACTCTAAAAAAATTACATATAACGTGGAAGCGAAGGATAAAAATAGTCTAAACAGAAGATGTAACGAGATTAGTTCCAATAATCACCCCCTAATCTTGTTACCTCATCTTCATTTATTCTATTGCGTGCTGAAATTTCATGCTGCCTTAACTCCGATAACGACGCGTGCTGCCGTGCCGCTCTTCTTCGCTTCACTTGTCGGCACTGGCGCCTTGTACATTGAAGAGCCTGTGGATGTTGCAAGCAAAGCTCCATCACCATGCATAACACCCCCCCTCACCTGGTACTGAACACTTCTTCATGTTCGGCAGGCACACAGATTCCTTCAGGTTCAGTGCGTAGAGTCGATTCTTTGTCCTGTGCGCCTTAGCTAGCAGCTCTCCCGAGCCACCAAAAAAGTTCAGGTGCCCATGGAATACCCCAGACTTGCACCCTTCTTCGTCCAGCTGACCCAAACTAATTATGTTGCTTCTAAGCTTGGGAATAAAATACACATCCTTGAGAACATGTTGCTTACCACTACGGCAGCTGTGCAAGACAGTGCCTCGGCCACAAATTTGTACCACTGACCCATCCCCAAAGCAAACGGTCCCGTTCACGCTGGAGTCAAGTTCAGTAAATATTTTTGAACAACCAAACATGTGGTTGCTTGCACCTGTATCAACATACCAAAGCTCACCATTGTACCTCTCATCAGCACTTAGCTTGGTCTTGATTTTCTCTTCATTCAGCAAGACCACATCAGGGACCTCCACAGATTGCAAGTGCCCCTCTGAGCATACTTTCTCCTTCACTTTGAGCTGCACTCCAAGCTCCTTCACGACTGGTGTCTCCACGTCCAGTGACTCCATGGCGGGCGTCTCCACGCCTGGTGACTTCACGGCCGGCGTCACAGCTACCGGCGCTGATGCTGCTATTGCTGCACTTGCTGGGAGGGCTCTTGCCATTAGTTTCTTTACCATATCATGCAGTCCGTTGTTCTCTTCGCGGAGCATGCGTTGCACCTCCAGCAGCTTGCCATTCTCCTCCCTGGCCAGCCTTGCATCCTCCTCTAATGCATTCACACACTCAAGCAGGAGCGTGTCGTCACCGTCGCGGCTCGCTATCTGTGCACTGTACTCCTTGGACATGGCGTGCAACTTCACTTGGGCTGCGACCAGTTCACCACGCAACCGGTTTGCCTCTGCCTTGACAGCTTCCAACTCAGACTCGATGGCTAAGGGGCAAAGCACCTTCTTCACCTCTATACCTTCTGGCTGGACGACGTCGGCGGCATGTTGTAGCACCGGCGCGAGCTCACTTGCCACAGCCATCAGCAGCGCTGGTTCGTCGTCGCCGGCATCGGCGAGCAGCGCCTTTTCTTTCTTCGGCTCCTCGCACTCAGAGGCGAAGTGGCCCTTCTCGCCACACTGGAAGCAGGTGATCCTCGACTTGTCGAACTTGCCACGCCGTTCCTTCTTCTTGCCGTCCTGGCCGCGGCCACCACCACGCCTGTCCTGGTCATCGTTCTTGTTGCCGCTACTGGAGCCCACCCCCTTCTTCTTCTCTTTAAGGATCAATTCCTCCAGCTGGGCACGTGAAACAAGCATCAGCTTCTCACCTTCATCGCCACCACTCTGACGATGACCGCGCTGGTTCTGCTCGAACGCGGTGAGGCGCCTAATAGCCTCTTGCACCGTCATCGCGGAGACATCACCCCACTGCTCAATGGTGTTGACGATGTCCGTGAAACGGTCTGGAACAGCGCTGAAGAGCCGCTCCACCACAGCTTCATCTTCAAGTGTGATGCCGAGAGAGCGGATCTTGCTCACCAGCTGGATGAGCTTCTTGGCGAACTCCGGAATCGTCTCTCCATCCGCCATATCGAGGCGATCAAATTGTCTCTTCAGTTGGCGTGCATGCGCCATCTTCACGCGATCCTCACCGAGGCGCGCACACCGGATCATCTCCCACGCCTCACGCGCGGTGTCGCACTCCGCAACCTGCAGCATCACGTGAT is drawn from Aegilops tauschii subsp. strangulata cultivar AL8/78 chromosome 1, Aet v6.0, whole genome shotgun sequence and contains these coding sequences:
- the LOC141027762 gene encoding uncharacterized protein gives rise to the protein MGDTSPKSSDGKSIGGGGGKYTPPAARKAAAADGGAVVLATPSRAMSEPVQYPMLTDTNYSPWAAKMKVPMKPLRVWSAIEGSGEYDQATDEGAFAALSQFVLDHVMLQVAECDTAREAWEMIRCARLGEDRVKMAHARQLKRQFDRLDMADGETIPEFAKKLIQLVSKIRSLGITLEDEAVVERLFSAVPDRFTDIVNTIEQWGDVSAMTVQEAIRRLTAFEQNQRGHRQSGGDEGEKLMLVSRAQLEELILKEKKKGVGSSSGNKNDDQDRRGGGRGQDGKKKERRGKFDKSRITCFQCGEKGHFASECEEPKKEKALLADAGDDEPALLMAVASELAPVLQHAADVVQPEGIEVKKVLCPLAIESELEAVKAEANRLRGELVAAQVKLHAMSKEYSAQIASRDGDDTLLLECVNALEEDARLAREENGKLLEVQRMLREENNGLHDMVKKLMARALPASAAIAASAPVAVTPAVKSPGVETPAMESLDVETPVVKELGVQLKVKEKVCSEGHLQSVEVPDVVLLNEEKIKTKLSADERYNGELWYVDTGASNHMFGCSKIFTELDSSVNGTVCFGDGSVVQICGRGTVLHSCRSGKQHVLKDVYFIPKLRSNIISLGQLDEEGCKSGVFHGHLNFFGGSGELLAKAHRTKNRLYALNLKESVCLPNMKKCSVPGSSMYKAPVPTSEAKKSGTAARVVIGVKAA